The proteins below are encoded in one region of Sedimentibacter sp. zth1:
- a CDS encoding ABC transporter ATP-binding protein, whose amino-acid sequence MREYLFKHKLLFFTCIVLISLLCVLNVYVAFVLQMIIDCADSSSISKLLNVCCFVVIFLFLKRVLAFVYEVSQNRYLYKTQFVLKQDIFKNIMKRNIKLFKDDNSANYISALTNDIKLIENDYFSNVLLMILYVVLFILGVISMISINPILCLYVTVTSILPIIPSLLFGEKVGTKNKKYSDSLSKFTVKIKDLFTGFEVIKGFNIETKANKDYQLVNEECENTKYKYAVLKSFVNILTEYLGDIVFFGTTAIGVYFTIKGDMTVGSVIAATQLMNCIVNPVMNLSGCITKFKAIKPINEKIMNLIINENIKDTGISKKLFTNSIRFDNVEFGYTEDKKILNGLSFEIKKGEKYAIVGGSGSGKSTLIKLLLRFYDDFNGQITIDEQKVTDINYNSLYNLISTIQQNVFMFDDTIENNILLYNNYDLQTMYDVIEKSGLKNMVEALPQKEKSIVGENGSNLSGGEKQRIAIARALIKETPILVLDEATSSLDNENAYNIENSILSLKELTCLVVTHKLNKEILMKYDKILVLKNGKVEEIGTFEKLINDKSYFYNLYNVAGTDVKNLMVV is encoded by the coding sequence ATGAGGGAATATTTATTTAAGCATAAGTTGTTGTTTTTTACCTGTATTGTATTAATTAGTTTGCTATGCGTATTAAATGTCTATGTAGCTTTTGTTTTACAAATGATAATTGATTGTGCAGATAGCTCAAGTATTTCAAAGTTATTAAACGTTTGTTGTTTTGTTGTTATTTTTTTATTTTTAAAGAGAGTATTAGCTTTTGTTTATGAAGTATCTCAAAATAGGTATTTATATAAGACACAGTTTGTTTTAAAACAGGATATTTTTAAAAATATAATGAAAAGAAATATTAAATTATTTAAAGATGATAATAGTGCAAACTATATATCTGCATTGACCAATGATATAAAGTTAATAGAAAATGATTATTTTTCAAATGTATTACTAATGATTTTATATGTAGTATTGTTTATATTAGGAGTAATCTCAATGATAAGCATTAATCCTATTTTATGTTTATATGTAACTGTGACATCTATATTGCCTATTATACCTTCGCTTTTATTTGGTGAAAAGGTTGGAACTAAAAATAAAAAATATTCAGATAGCTTAAGTAAATTTACTGTAAAAATAAAGGATTTATTTACAGGCTTTGAAGTAATAAAAGGGTTTAACATAGAAACAAAAGCAAACAAAGATTATCAATTAGTTAATGAAGAATGCGAAAATACAAAATATAAGTATGCTGTACTAAAATCTTTTGTAAATATTTTAACTGAATACTTAGGCGATATAGTTTTTTTTGGAACAACCGCTATTGGAGTATATTTTACAATAAAAGGTGATATGACAGTTGGTAGTGTTATTGCAGCTACGCAATTAATGAATTGTATAGTTAATCCGGTAATGAATTTAAGTGGTTGTATAACAAAATTCAAAGCAATAAAACCAATAAATGAAAAGATAATGAATTTAATTATAAACGAGAATATAAAAGATACTGGGATTAGTAAAAAGTTGTTCACAAATAGTATTAGATTTGACAACGTTGAATTTGGATATACTGAAGATAAAAAAATACTTAATGGCTTATCATTTGAAATAAAAAAAGGCGAAAAATATGCTATTGTTGGAGGAAGTGGAAGCGGAAAATCAACACTTATAAAATTATTACTAAGATTCTATGATGATTTTAACGGACAAATTACAATAGATGAACAAAAAGTAACAGATATTAATTACAATAGCTTATATAATTTAATATCAACTATTCAACAAAACGTTTTTATGTTTGATGATACTATTGAGAATAATATTTTACTATACAATAACTATGATTTGCAAACTATGTATGATGTTATTGAGAAGTCAGGCCTTAAAAACATGGTAGAAGCATTGCCACAAAAAGAAAAAAGTATAGTGGGCGAAAATGGAAGCAATTTATCTGGTGGAGAAAAGCAAAGAATTGCAATTGCAAGAGCATTAATTAAAGAAACTCCTATTCTTGTATTAGATGAGGCAACTTCGAGCCTTGATAATGAAAATGCATATAACATTGAAAATTCAATATTATCACTAAAAGAATTAACTTGTTTAGTAGTTACACATAAGTTAAATAAAGAAATATTAATGAAGTACGATAAAATATTAGTTTTGAAAAATGGAAAAGTTGAGGAAATAGGAACATTTGAAAAATTAATTAATGATAAAAGCTATTTTTACAATTTATACAATGTTGCAGGAACAGACGTGAAAAATTTGATGGTAGTATAA
- a CDS encoding GNAT family N-acetyltransferase, whose product MSERKIVNLNLEKDFDSFDELCILSFGERTNQDLRMHKWMFDENPYNPNGHNLMYVLKDGDKIIGADGLIPFKLYVDGKTVVGAHSVKSMTHPDFKRQGIFRMMTENSVNSGRENGVDVIIGLANKNSYPAYERFGWPTLFEKDVFVRPINIKHKLKNKVKADFIASFGNATYKLLDKMRLAPKNALKKLNAHVSEYDKVPKFISEYFEKYKDKYGVLIVRDYKYLNYRYNKRPDVTYKTLIIESNDEKIGFVILRETSANGSKMVSVAENFTDPTNELFIGAIAQAIIEYCYKIDAEYVVVGTGLYGKFKDVLPKYGFNKNKKRLINNMMIANALTDKITIDELMGHERWHITQGDGETELDL is encoded by the coding sequence ATGAGCGAAAGAAAAATAGTGAATTTAAATTTAGAGAAAGATTTTGATAGCTTTGATGAGCTTTGTATATTATCGTTTGGGGAAAGGACAAATCAAGATTTAAGAATGCATAAATGGATGTTTGACGAAAATCCATATAATCCTAATGGTCATAATCTAATGTATGTATTAAAAGATGGAGATAAGATTATAGGTGCTGATGGATTGATCCCATTTAAGCTTTATGTTGACGGCAAAACTGTTGTTGGAGCCCATTCGGTTAAATCTATGACTCATCCTGATTTTAAAAGACAGGGTATATTTAGAATGATGACTGAAAATTCAGTTAATAGCGGTAGGGAAAATGGAGTAGATGTTATTATAGGCTTAGCTAACAAAAATTCTTATCCTGCATATGAAAGATTTGGATGGCCAACATTATTTGAAAAAGATGTTTTTGTAAGGCCTATAAACATTAAGCATAAGCTAAAAAATAAGGTAAAAGCTGATTTTATTGCAAGCTTTGGCAATGCAACATATAAATTATTAGATAAAATGAGATTAGCTCCAAAAAATGCTTTAAAAAAATTAAATGCACATGTATCGGAGTATGATAAGGTTCCTAAATTTATATCTGAGTATTTTGAAAAATATAAAGATAAATACGGAGTTTTAATAGTTAGAGATTATAAATATTTGAATTATAGATACAATAAAAGACCTGATGTAACTTATAAAACTTTGATAATTGAATCAAATGATGAGAAAATAGGGTTTGTTATTTTAAGAGAAACTAGTGCTAATGGCTCTAAAATGGTATCAGTAGCAGAAAATTTCACAGATCCTACAAATGAGTTGTTTATTGGTGCTATAGCACAAGCTATCATTGAGTATTGTTACAAGATTGATGCAGAATATGTTGTAGTCGGAACAGGTTTGTATGGAAAATTTAAAGATGTTTTACCAAAGTACGGATTTAATAAAAACAAAAAAAGGCTTATTAACAATATGATGATAGCCAATGCATTGACTGATAAAATTACAATTGATGAATTGATGGGGCATGAAAGATGGCATATAACTCAAGGAGATGGCGAAACAGAACTTGATTTATAG
- a CDS encoding MFS transporter, giving the protein MKNLLNNRNAIFLWISRTISRFGDALESLALMYLVYDITGSALAMSTVMIFSMIPNLIVSPIAGALVDRYNKKTILFIAELVRTIAIFAIPVLCWLNIIKLWHINLVAVIVSIAESFYEPCYGVTVALTVKKEDLPVLNSVVTLSNNIARCVGYSLAGIIMFSIGKNILFIFDSFTFLLSAIFALFLKINEVVENKNIGVKQIGTDIVSGFKYLKNERILIGFISVFLFMSLLMSPLIEFLPISLKNVFSLNEAWAGILMTLFSIGTVVGSILYPFAYKLGIKFNVVVFISFISIGGLVLISTLIPNKVVVLFMYTVLGIFVSVLNMWTSTGIQQDCNVAYLGRVSSIISIVATATTPLACAVYGFIIDSFGIITIFFATSVCFVLASIVLSTYTRASKIKS; this is encoded by the coding sequence ATGAAAAATCTTTTAAATAATAGAAATGCCATTTTTTTGTGGATATCAAGAACAATATCAAGATTTGGAGATGCATTAGAGAGTTTAGCATTAATGTATTTAGTATATGATATTACTGGTTCGGCATTAGCAATGAGTACCGTAATGATATTCAGTATGATACCAAATTTAATTGTAAGTCCAATTGCTGGCGCATTAGTGGACAGGTACAATAAAAAAACGATTCTTTTTATTGCAGAGTTAGTCAGAACAATTGCTATTTTTGCAATTCCAGTATTGTGTTGGTTAAATATTATAAAACTGTGGCACATAAATTTAGTTGCTGTGATAGTTTCAATTGCAGAAAGCTTTTATGAACCTTGTTATGGAGTTACTGTAGCTTTAACTGTTAAAAAAGAGGATTTACCTGTACTAAATTCTGTTGTAACGTTGTCCAATAATATTGCAAGATGTGTTGGATATTCTCTGGCAGGAATTATCATGTTTAGTATAGGAAAAAATATATTATTTATATTTGACTCTTTTACATTCTTATTGTCAGCTATATTTGCATTGTTTTTAAAAATCAATGAAGTAGTTGAAAATAAAAATATTGGTGTTAAGCAAATCGGTACAGATATTGTGAGCGGATTTAAATATTTAAAAAATGAAAGAATATTAATCGGATTTATAAGCGTATTTCTATTTATGAGTTTACTTATGTCACCACTTATAGAATTTTTACCCATATCACTTAAAAATGTTTTTTCTTTAAATGAAGCATGGGCGGGAATTCTAATGACGTTGTTCTCAATTGGAACAGTAGTGGGGAGCATATTATATCCTTTTGCATATAAATTAGGTATAAAATTTAATGTAGTAGTATTTATTTCATTTATTTCGATAGGTGGCTTAGTTTTAATAAGCACACTAATACCAAATAAAGTAGTAGTGTTATTTATGTATACAGTATTAGGTATTTTTGTTTCAGTTTTAAATATGTGGACATCTACAGGAATACAACAGGATTGCAACGTTGCATACTTAGGTAGAGTTTCTTCAATAATTTCAATAGTTGCTACTGCTACAACTCCACTAGCATGCGCAGTTTATGGATTTATTATTGATAGTTTTGGAATTATAACAATTTTCTTTGCTACATCAGTATGTTTTGTTTTAGCATCTATTGTTTTAAGTACATATACTAGAGCTTCAAAAATAAAAAGTTAA
- the arcC gene encoding carbamate kinase encodes MTNVTKVVVALGGNALEDKGLPSTAESQLIVVKKTAEYIADLSSQGYEIAIVHGNGPQVGRILLASEAAKDITPIMPFDVCGAMSQGYIGYHIQQGLREAMSKKDRKVPIVSIITQVVVDKNDKAFQNPTKPIGPFYSEEEAKKIEQEKGYTVKEDAGRGYRRVVPSPMPKRIIELETIKQLWDTTIIIACGGGGIPVIEKQDGCLEGVAAVIDKDLAAERLAEDINADILMILTEVDRVCINFNKPDQKELANLSCEEAKKYMEEGHFAPGSMLPKVQAAIKFAESKSGRKAVITSLNKAQDSLSGNSGTIISC; translated from the coding sequence ATGACTAATGTAACAAAGGTTGTTGTAGCTCTTGGCGGAAATGCCCTAGAAGATAAAGGATTGCCTTCAACCGCTGAGTCACAATTAATAGTAGTAAAAAAAACAGCAGAATATATTGCAGATTTAAGTAGTCAAGGTTATGAGATTGCTATTGTTCATGGAAATGGACCTCAAGTAGGTAGAATTTTACTTGCTTCTGAAGCAGCTAAGGATATTACACCAATTATGCCTTTTGATGTATGCGGTGCAATGAGTCAAGGTTATATAGGTTATCATATTCAACAAGGTTTAAGAGAAGCAATGAGTAAAAAAGACAGAAAAGTTCCTATTGTCAGTATAATAACACAAGTAGTTGTTGATAAAAACGACAAAGCGTTTCAGAATCCTACAAAACCTATTGGCCCATTTTATTCTGAAGAAGAAGCAAAAAAAATAGAACAAGAAAAAGGATATACAGTTAAAGAAGATGCTGGCAGAGGTTATAGAAGGGTTGTACCTTCACCTATGCCAAAGAGAATTATTGAATTAGAAACAATCAAACAACTTTGGGATACAACAATAATAATCGCTTGTGGCGGTGGTGGTATTCCAGTCATAGAGAAACAAGATGGTTGTTTAGAAGGAGTTGCAGCTGTTATAGATAAAGACTTAGCTGCTGAAAGATTAGCAGAAGATATAAATGCTGATATTTTGATGATTTTAACAGAAGTAGATAGAGTTTGTATAAACTTTAATAAACCAGACCAAAAAGAATTAGCTAATTTAAGCTGTGAGGAAGCAAAAAAATACATGGAAGAAGGTCATTTTGCTCCAGGTAGCATGTTACCAAAGGTTCAAGCTGCTATAAAATTTGCAGAATCTAAGTCAGGCAGAAAAGCTGTTATTACATCACTAAACAAAGCACAAGATTCTTTATCTGGTAATAGTGGTACTATTATCAGTTGCTAA
- the guaA gene encoding glutamine-hydrolyzing GMP synthase, which translates to MVIIVDFGAQYSQLIARRVRETNIYCEIVPYTYTIDKIKAKKPTGIILSGGPASVYEDNAPAIDKEIFNLGVPVLGICYGGQLIAHNFGGKVTKADSREYGRVELKTLTNDGLFKDIPQDSLIWMSHTDYIQECPEGFKITASSDTCPVCAMQNDEKQVYAVQFHPEVEHSEKGREILNNFLTNVCKLKADWNMGDFALETIEKIKNIVGDRKAICALSGGVDSSVAAVLVHKAIGKNLTCVFVDHGLLRKDEGDQVEEIFREQFDMNLIRVNAGEKFLGKLNGITEPEAKRKIIGEEFIRVFEEEKQKLREKEGDIHFLVQGTIYPDVVESGTATAATIKSHHNVGGLPEDVDFELLEPLRQLFKDEVRQVGREVGIPEDLVSRQPFPGPGLAIRCLGEITEEKLHIIREADFVFRDEIKKAGLQNSIWQYFACLPNVRSVGVMGDYRTYSHTIALRAVNSSDGMTSDWARIPYDVLEKVSNRIVNEVDNVNRIVYDITSKPPSTIEWE; encoded by the coding sequence ATGGTAATTATAGTCGACTTTGGTGCACAATACAGTCAACTAATTGCTCGTAGAGTAAGAGAGACAAATATCTACTGTGAAATAGTTCCATACACTTATACAATAGATAAAATAAAAGCAAAAAAACCTACTGGTATAATATTATCAGGAGGTCCTGCAAGTGTTTATGAAGATAATGCACCTGCTATTGATAAAGAAATATTTAATCTAGGCGTTCCTGTACTTGGTATATGCTATGGAGGACAATTAATTGCCCACAATTTTGGTGGCAAAGTAACAAAAGCTGACTCTAGAGAATATGGACGTGTAGAATTAAAAACATTAACAAATGATGGATTATTTAAAGATATCCCACAAGATTCTCTAATTTGGATGAGTCACACAGACTACATACAAGAATGTCCAGAAGGTTTTAAAATTACAGCTTCTTCTGATACTTGTCCAGTATGCGCTATGCAAAATGATGAAAAACAAGTATATGCTGTACAATTCCACCCAGAGGTTGAACATTCTGAAAAGGGTAGAGAAATATTAAACAATTTTTTAACTAATGTTTGTAAGTTAAAAGCAGACTGGAATATGGGCGACTTTGCATTAGAAACTATTGAAAAAATAAAAAACATAGTTGGAGATAGAAAAGCTATATGTGCTTTATCTGGTGGTGTTGATTCATCAGTTGCTGCTGTTTTAGTTCATAAAGCTATAGGCAAGAATTTAACTTGTGTTTTTGTAGACCATGGTTTACTTAGAAAAGATGAAGGCGATCAAGTTGAGGAAATTTTCAGAGAACAATTTGATATGAATCTTATAAGAGTTAATGCTGGAGAAAAATTCTTAGGAAAACTTAACGGTATTACAGAGCCAGAAGCTAAAAGAAAAATTATAGGTGAAGAATTTATTAGAGTTTTTGAAGAAGAAAAACAAAAACTAAGAGAAAAAGAAGGAGATATTCATTTCCTAGTTCAAGGAACAATATATCCAGATGTTGTTGAAAGTGGTACAGCTACTGCAGCAACAATTAAATCTCACCACAATGTAGGCGGACTACCTGAAGATGTTGATTTTGAATTATTAGAACCATTAAGACAATTGTTCAAAGATGAAGTTAGACAGGTTGGAAGAGAAGTTGGAATACCTGAAGATTTAGTTTCTAGACAGCCTTTCCCAGGCCCTGGTCTTGCAATTAGATGCTTAGGTGAAATAACAGAAGAAAAACTTCATATTATAAGAGAAGCAGACTTTGTCTTTAGGGATGAAATCAAAAAAGCAGGATTACAAAATAGTATTTGGCAATATTTTGCTTGCTTACCTAACGTAAGAAGTGTTGGAGTTATGGGAGATTACAGAACATACTCTCATACAATAGCACTAAGAGCTGTAAACTCATCAGACGGAATGACATCAGACTGGGCAAGAATACCATATGATGTATTAGAAAAAGTTTCGAACAGAATAGTAAACGAAGTAGACAACGTAAACAGAATTGTTTATGATATAACTTCTAAGCCACCTTCAACTATTGAGTGGGAGTAA
- a CDS encoding ABC transporter ATP-binding protein, whose amino-acid sequence MESYIRFENVTKCFKQETVINDVSFEIEKGKIYGFVGRNGSGKTVIFKLIAGLLLPTKGNIYYNGKNITTSKNFIESLGALIEIPGFIPHYSGMKNLSILNGLSKKRVSKTEIEDYMELMGLNPKNKKPVRTYSLGMKQKLGIVQAIMNNPDLLILDEPMNGLDESSVERMRNFFVELRDKKNTTIILASHNKEDIEILCDKLFHVVDGSLREECASL is encoded by the coding sequence ATGGAAAGTTATATAAGGTTTGAAAATGTAACTAAGTGCTTTAAACAAGAAACAGTAATCAATGATGTAAGTTTTGAGATTGAAAAAGGTAAAATTTATGGATTTGTAGGTAGAAATGGTTCTGGAAAAACAGTTATATTTAAGCTTATTGCAGGACTTTTGTTACCCACAAAGGGCAATATATATTACAATGGTAAGAATATAACTACCTCTAAGAATTTTATTGAATCATTGGGTGCTTTAATTGAAATACCGGGATTCATACCACATTACTCCGGTATGAAAAATCTTAGCATTTTAAACGGATTGAGTAAAAAAAGGGTTAGCAAAACCGAAATAGAAGATTATATGGAACTTATGGGACTTAATCCGAAAAATAAGAAACCGGTTAGGACATATTCACTTGGTATGAAACAAAAGTTAGGTATAGTACAAGCCATTATGAATAATCCTGATTTGCTTATTTTGGATGAACCTATGAATGGATTAGATGAAAGCAGTGTAGAAAGAATGAGAAATTTCTTTGTAGAATTAAGAGACAAGAAAAATACTACAATTATTTTAGCTTCGCATAATAAGGAAGATATAGAAATCTTATGTGATAAATTATTTCATGTAGTGGATGGAAGTTTGAGAGAGGAATGTGCTAGTCTATGA
- a CDS encoding pitrilysin family protein, producing MFNVLTSYLDNGLKILLKRIPEQKTISCGVWFNQGSKNEDSTNNGISHLAEHLMFKTKSKNSSLTMQEHIEELLSYGAQYNGATTKDYTCFYIDGLSKYFDKIIETLSYMVINKEEITDDILENEKLIVLREAESYLNSSSQIGERVGQALWGDYSYGQLTIGKIEIIKKITANMLNNLIRTAYVPENATIVIVGNLDYDNALDRIVEYFNKWSDNQSISTFKGVLENNPGIYVNNKFSGDRSTIGIGFSSYSAKDSRCRYVDILKNILVKPGSNLFREIREKRGLVYSLNGFTTSLSVIGYTGLAFSANNDLMCEIIKYIIDEISSLKNGNIAEEMLKKMKRIKETSLLYSLESTSAQLMTIGKSAICGSIFLLEEEVRELNKITVDDIRAVASDIFSTEKLCMAVLGNCDIDKIIPLLEF from the coding sequence ATGTTTAATGTATTAACATCCTATCTTGATAATGGTTTGAAGATTTTATTAAAAAGAATACCAGAACAAAAAACTATTTCATGCGGTGTTTGGTTTAATCAAGGTTCAAAAAATGAAGATAGCACTAACAATGGTATTTCACATTTAGCTGAGCATTTAATGTTTAAAACAAAAAGTAAAAACAGTTCATTAACTATGCAAGAGCACATAGAAGAACTGTTATCATACGGAGCACAATATAACGGTGCTACAACAAAGGATTATACTTGTTTTTACATAGATGGGCTTAGTAAATATTTTGATAAAATTATAGAAACATTATCATATATGGTAATTAATAAAGAAGAAATAACAGATGATATTTTAGAAAATGAAAAACTTATAGTTTTAAGAGAAGCAGAATCATATTTAAATTCATCTAGCCAAATAGGAGAAAGAGTAGGACAGGCGTTGTGGGGAGACTATAGTTATGGACAACTAACAATTGGTAAAATAGAAATTATAAAAAAAATTACAGCAAATATGTTAAATAATTTAATAAGAACTGCTTATGTTCCAGAAAATGCAACAATTGTTATCGTGGGTAATCTCGATTATGATAATGCATTAGACAGAATTGTTGAGTATTTTAATAAATGGAGTGATAATCAGAGTATAAGTACTTTTAAAGGGGTTTTAGAGAACAACCCTGGAATATATGTAAACAATAAATTTTCAGGAGATCGTTCAACAATTGGAATAGGCTTTTCTTCATACTCTGCAAAAGACAGTAGATGTAGATATGTAGATATACTAAAGAATATATTAGTTAAGCCAGGAAGTAATTTGTTTAGGGAGATAAGAGAAAAGAGAGGATTGGTATATTCACTAAACGGATTTACTACATCATTATCAGTTATAGGGTATACTGGTTTAGCATTCTCTGCTAATAATGATTTGATGTGTGAAATTATTAAATATATTATTGATGAGATAAGTAGTTTAAAAAATGGTAACATTGCAGAGGAAATGCTGAAAAAAATGAAAAGAATAAAGGAAACTAGTTTATTATATAGCTTAGAATCGACATCTGCTCAACTTATGACTATTGGCAAGAGTGCAATATGTGGAAGCATATTTTTACTAGAAGAAGAAGTAAGAGAACTAAATAAGATTACTGTTGATGATATTAGGGCTGTTGCTAGTGATATATTTTCAACAGAAAAGTTGTGTATGGCCGTTTTGGGTAACTGTGATATTGATAAAATAATACCTTTATTAGAATTTTAA
- a CDS encoding YfcC family protein, whose amino-acid sequence MKSKFKMPTAYTVLFIIIIVMAILTWVIPPGQYDYVESDGSSNEPIAGTYHEVEPNQQGIADVLLSPFEGFYNAVDIAVFILMVGGFLGVVMKTGAINAGISNVINKLKGKEKYMIAILMTLFGLGGTTYGMAEETIAFYPLLIPVFIAAGYDALSAVAVILLGAGVGVLGSTVNPFATGIASGFAGISLGDGIIIRIIQFVVLEAIAIFFVTRYAEKVRKDPSKSYVADMYENNKSHFSIKATNVDDLKLTGKRKITLIIFSLVFVVMIYSVIPFSDLGITAIPTLAWWFQELAALFLVGAVVIGIFARLSEEDLISSFVAGSADLLGVAFIIGISRGITVIMNNGLITDTILYWGEQTLSGAGSIIFIALTYIFYIPLSFLIPSTSGLATLSMPIMSPLADFANVGRDLVITAFQSASGLVNLITPTSAVVMGGLAIGRVPYDKWIKYVWKFVLLLFILTLIILILAVLI is encoded by the coding sequence ATGAAAAGTAAATTTAAAATGCCTACCGCATATACCGTTTTATTTATCATAATTATAGTTATGGCTATTTTAACTTGGGTCATCCCTCCTGGACAATATGACTATGTTGAGTCTGATGGTTCTAGTAATGAACCAATAGCAGGGACATATCATGAAGTAGAACCTAATCAGCAAGGTATAGCTGATGTTTTATTATCTCCATTTGAGGGTTTCTACAATGCAGTAGATATAGCTGTATTTATACTTATGGTTGGAGGTTTTTTAGGTGTTGTTATGAAAACTGGTGCTATAAATGCTGGTATTTCTAACGTAATTAACAAACTAAAGGGTAAAGAGAAATATATGATAGCCATTCTAATGACTTTATTTGGTTTAGGTGGAACAACATATGGAATGGCTGAAGAAACAATAGCTTTTTATCCTTTACTAATACCGGTGTTTATTGCAGCTGGATATGATGCACTCTCAGCAGTTGCTGTAATTTTGTTAGGTGCCGGTGTTGGTGTTTTAGGCTCAACCGTTAACCCATTCGCAACTGGTATAGCTTCTGGTTTTGCAGGCATTTCACTTGGCGATGGTATAATTATAAGGATAATACAGTTTGTAGTTCTAGAAGCAATAGCAATATTTTTTGTAACTAGATATGCAGAAAAAGTAAGAAAAGATCCTTCGAAATCATATGTAGCAGATATGTATGAAAATAATAAATCGCATTTTTCAATTAAGGCAACTAATGTTGATGATTTAAAATTAACAGGCAAAAGAAAAATAACATTAATAATTTTCTCTTTAGTATTCGTGGTAATGATATACTCTGTTATACCATTTTCCGACCTTGGAATTACAGCTATACCAACTCTAGCTTGGTGGTTTCAAGAGTTAGCAGCATTATTTTTAGTAGGTGCAGTTGTTATTGGAATATTTGCTAGACTTAGTGAAGAAGATTTAATTAGTAGCTTTGTAGCAGGTTCAGCTGATTTATTGGGTGTTGCATTTATCATAGGTATCTCAAGAGGTATTACAGTTATAATGAACAATGGATTAATCACTGATACTATACTTTATTGGGGTGAACAAACACTTAGTGGAGCAGGTTCAATAATATTTATTGCACTAACATATATATTCTATATACCACTATCGTTTTTAATACCTTCTACTTCAGGACTTGCAACATTATCAATGCCAATAATGTCTCCGCTTGCTGATTTTGCAAATGTTGGACGTGATTTAGTTATAACAGCTTTTCAAAGTGCATCCGGTCTAGTAAATTTAATTACTCCAACCAGTGCAGTTGTTATGGGAGGACTTGCGATTGGTAGAGTTCCATATGATAAATGGATTAAGTATGTGTGGAAGTTTGTATTATTGCTATTTATTTTAACTTTAATAATTTTGATATTAGCAGTATTAATTTAG